Proteins encoded together in one Mycobacterium sp. MS1601 window:
- a CDS encoding Rv0361 family membrane protein, whose translation MSDPSGPDQDASGTGSEADTETTQAHDEPATEVFAAADQTGDQQTEPAITPGERRYTAPSGMDAGSTQIIGRTPDEPATEVFAPPTDPAFAVQGAPRPAGPQTIPPRTEVPKIPGRRRSWGWVIAVILVIAALAAIAILATVLLTRSEEPVASQEDKVRETIQSFDTAIQNGDLATLRSVTCGSTAESYIKYDDRQWKDTHSRVAAAKQYPVVASIDQVVVNGDHAEANVTSFMAFDPSTRSTRSFDLEFRDNSWKICQSPQ comes from the coding sequence ATGTCAGACCCCTCTGGGCCGGACCAGGACGCTTCCGGAACTGGATCCGAGGCTGACACCGAGACCACACAGGCCCACGACGAGCCGGCCACCGAGGTGTTCGCCGCCGCCGATCAGACCGGCGACCAGCAGACCGAGCCGGCCATCACCCCAGGTGAACGCCGCTACACCGCACCGTCGGGCATGGACGCGGGGTCCACGCAGATCATCGGTCGCACGCCGGATGAGCCGGCCACCGAGGTCTTCGCCCCACCGACCGACCCGGCCTTCGCCGTGCAAGGCGCGCCGCGACCTGCCGGTCCGCAGACCATCCCACCGCGCACCGAGGTGCCCAAGATCCCGGGCCGCCGGCGCAGCTGGGGTTGGGTCATCGCGGTGATCCTGGTGATCGCCGCTCTGGCCGCCATCGCGATCCTCGCCACGGTGCTGCTGACCCGCAGTGAGGAGCCGGTGGCCTCGCAGGAGGACAAGGTCCGCGAGACCATCCAGAGCTTCGACACCGCGATCCAGAACGGCGATTTGGCGACTCTGCGCAGCGTCACCTGCGGTTCCACAGCGGAGAGCTACATCAAGTACGACGACCGGCAGTGGAAAGACACCCACTCCCGGGTGGCCGCGGCCAAGCAATACCCGGTGGTGGCGAGCATCGATCAGGTGGTGGTCAACGGCGATCATGCCGAAGCCAACGTCACCTCGTTCATGGCGTTCGACCCGTCGACCCGCTCGACTCGCAGCTTCGATCTGGAGTTCCGGGACAACAGCTGGAAGATCTGCCAGTCACCCCAGTAG
- a CDS encoding DUF3151 domain-containing protein: MTRMGDLLGPEPVLLPGDIEAEGDLAAGENPAIVAAAHPSASVAWATLAEQALDEDKAVTAYAYARTGYHRGLDQLRRNGWKGFGPVPFAHEPNQGFLRCVAALARAADAIGETPEYARCLDLLDDCDPRARGELGLA, translated from the coding sequence ATGACGCGCATGGGTGATCTTCTGGGTCCGGAACCGGTGCTTCTGCCAGGTGACATCGAGGCGGAAGGTGATCTTGCGGCCGGCGAGAATCCGGCGATCGTGGCGGCGGCGCACCCGTCGGCCTCGGTGGCCTGGGCGACGCTGGCGGAGCAGGCACTCGACGAGGACAAGGCCGTCACCGCTTACGCCTACGCACGGACCGGCTATCACCGCGGTCTTGATCAGCTGCGGCGCAACGGCTGGAAGGGGTTCGGTCCGGTGCCGTTTGCGCACGAGCCGAACCAGGGCTTCCTGCGTTGTGTGGCTGCGCTGGCGCGGGCCGCGGATGCGATCGGCGAGACCCCCGAGTACGCACGGTGCCTCGATTTGCTCGACGATTGTGATCCGCGGGCGCGCGGGGAGCTCGGTCTGGCCTGA
- a CDS encoding cation diffusion facilitator family transporter, which translates to MGAGHDHSHGGDTRVSRMLIGAAILTVFFLVELVTALMINSIALLADAGHMLTDLVAMFMGLTAVLLARRGSASAARTYGWHRAEVFTAVANAVLLMGVAGFILYEAFERLGDAPEVPGVPLIVVALAGLIANAAVVVLLRGDSEKSLAVKGAYMEVVADTVGSIGVLIAGIVTVTTGWPYADIVVAVFVALWVLPRAVALARAALRILSESSPTHIDVDELRQALCDVPGVTEVHDLHVWTLVPGKDMATAHLTSTEDSARVLGAARAVMTARGLAHATVQVEPPGCTNDCGSPEPEHHGHSH; encoded by the coding sequence ATGGGTGCCGGTCACGATCACAGCCACGGCGGTGACACGCGAGTCAGTCGCATGCTCATCGGAGCCGCGATTCTCACCGTGTTCTTCCTCGTCGAGCTGGTGACAGCGTTGATGATCAACTCGATCGCCCTACTGGCGGACGCGGGCCACATGCTCACCGACCTGGTGGCGATGTTCATGGGCCTGACCGCGGTTCTGCTGGCCCGGCGCGGATCGGCCTCGGCGGCCCGGACCTATGGCTGGCACCGCGCCGAAGTCTTCACCGCCGTCGCCAACGCCGTCCTGTTGATGGGCGTCGCAGGCTTCATTCTCTACGAGGCCTTCGAGCGTCTCGGCGACGCACCCGAGGTGCCCGGCGTTCCGCTCATCGTGGTCGCCCTGGCCGGGTTGATCGCCAACGCCGCGGTGGTGGTGCTGCTACGCGGCGACTCCGAGAAGAGCCTGGCCGTCAAGGGTGCCTACATGGAGGTGGTGGCCGATACCGTCGGCAGCATCGGCGTGCTGATCGCGGGCATCGTCACCGTCACCACCGGATGGCCCTATGCCGACATCGTGGTGGCTGTCTTCGTCGCCCTGTGGGTGCTGCCCCGGGCCGTCGCCCTGGCCCGCGCGGCACTGCGGATTCTCTCGGAGAGCTCCCCCACTCACATCGACGTCGACGAACTGCGTCAGGCGCTCTGTGATGTCCCCGGCGTCACCGAGGTACACGATCTGCACGTGTGGACGCTGGTGCCCGGCAAGGACATGGCCACCGCGCATCTGACCAGCACCGAAGACTCAGCGCGAGTGCTGGGCGCCGCCAGGGCAGTGATGACCGCCCGCGGCCTGGCACACGCCACCGTCCAGGTGGAGCCGCCCGGCTGCACCAATGACTGCGGCAGCCCCGAACCCGAACACCACGGGCACAGCCACTAG
- a CDS encoding TetR/AcrR family transcriptional regulator, with protein MIRQTTRRRSQEERSAETRTRLLDATIECLLRYGYAGTTTPRVAELAGVTRGAQVHHFGSKDDLILAALQHLTAKRISTEVARFSLDYASAEDPIDAILQLLWDIHSAPIFIPIVELWVAGRTNAELGREVAKFETVATSTLMSVIGEFAPEGIHRSMADFVYTAMDSLRGILISSFVDGDPTRARRRWDRASANLRRIVDPEIVDWALAQTAR; from the coding sequence GTGATTCGGCAGACGACGCGGCGGCGCAGCCAGGAGGAGCGCAGCGCTGAAACGCGCACCCGCCTGCTCGATGCCACCATCGAATGCCTGCTGCGCTACGGCTACGCCGGCACCACCACGCCACGGGTGGCCGAACTGGCCGGCGTCACTCGCGGGGCCCAGGTGCACCATTTCGGGTCCAAGGACGACCTGATCCTGGCGGCTTTGCAGCACCTGACGGCCAAGCGGATCTCCACCGAGGTGGCGCGGTTCTCCCTCGACTACGCGTCGGCAGAAGACCCCATCGACGCCATCCTTCAGCTGCTCTGGGATATCCACAGCGCACCTATTTTCATTCCGATCGTCGAGCTTTGGGTGGCCGGGCGCACGAACGCAGAACTGGGGCGGGAGGTGGCGAAGTTCGAGACCGTCGCCACCAGCACGCTGATGTCGGTCATCGGAGAGTTCGCGCCGGAGGGGATCCACCGCTCCATGGCCGACTTCGTCTACACCGCCATGGACTCGCTGCGCGGCATCCTGATCTCGAGCTTCGTCGACGGTGATCCCACGCGAGCGCGCCGGCGCTGGGACCGGGCCAGTGCGAATCTTCGGCGCATCGTCGACCCCGAGATCGTCGACTGGGCGCTGGCCCAGACCGCTCGCTGA
- a CDS encoding site-2 protease family protein yields the protein MSIRPPGQSVRPSPVFLAIVAVTALGGVLAWLAAESVTVLAYAGVFVFVIAGWVLSLCLHEFGHAYTAWRYGDHDVAVRGYLTLNPLKYSSPLLSLGLPLLFIALGGIGLPGGAVYVQTYTMTPRQRTMVSLAGPFANLVLAVILLTLARLFYDTAHGVFWAGVAFLGFLQVTALLLNLLPIPGLDGYGALEPHLSYDTQRALERFKPWGFMILLILLIAPALNQWFFTGVYWLYELSGVPGYLSSIGGQLTRFWSAWL from the coding sequence GTGAGCATCCGTCCCCCCGGGCAGTCAGTTCGGCCCAGCCCGGTTTTCCTGGCGATCGTCGCGGTGACCGCACTTGGTGGGGTGCTGGCCTGGCTGGCCGCCGAGTCGGTCACGGTGCTGGCCTACGCCGGTGTGTTCGTGTTCGTCATCGCGGGCTGGGTGCTGTCGCTGTGCCTGCACGAATTCGGGCACGCCTACACCGCCTGGCGCTACGGAGATCACGATGTCGCAGTGCGGGGTTACCTCACGCTGAACCCGTTGAAGTACTCCAGCCCGCTGCTGTCACTGGGGCTGCCGCTGCTGTTCATCGCTCTCGGCGGCATCGGTCTGCCCGGCGGGGCGGTGTATGTGCAGACATACACGATGACCCCGCGACAGCGCACCATGGTCAGCCTGGCCGGGCCGTTCGCCAACCTGGTGCTGGCGGTGATACTCCTGACGCTGGCCCGGCTGTTCTACGACACCGCTCACGGGGTGTTCTGGGCAGGCGTGGCGTTCCTGGGCTTCCTGCAGGTGACGGCGCTGCTGCTCAATCTGCTGCCGATCCCGGGATTGGACGGTTACGGCGCCCTCGAGCCGCACCTGAGCTACGACACGCAGCGGGCCCTGGAGCGGTTCAAGCCGTGGGGTTTCATGATCTTGCTGATCCTGCTGATCGCACCGGCCCTCAACCAGTGGTTCTTCACCGGCGTGTACTGGCTCTACGAACTGTCCGGCGTGCCCGGATATCTTTCGTCGATCGGCGGGCAACTGACCCGCTTCTGGTCGGCCTGGCTGTAG
- a CDS encoding peptidase M50, giving the protein MHISTGASLTTVLRFGGRSIPRALTAIPRVDITEPADVDAAVGEVTRAVVLGSDADLATVLARLLRADRLAVEVAHLPGSRGARRALTAAAQRVPLIRDETGTVLVRRAYWRPAADGQLLEGEGIVDDTVLFDGAVAGVVVEPTHTMPGLRARVLSTGWRSGPWVSGRAAQLGTPGAVVVRDGVAAPRPVRRSTFYRHIEGWLRV; this is encoded by the coding sequence CTGCATATTTCGACGGGAGCGTCTTTGACCACGGTGCTGCGTTTCGGGGGGCGTTCCATACCCCGCGCGCTGACCGCGATTCCGCGCGTCGACATCACCGAACCGGCCGACGTGGATGCCGCCGTCGGCGAGGTCACACGGGCGGTGGTGCTGGGCAGCGATGCCGATCTTGCGACGGTGCTGGCCCGGCTGCTGCGCGCCGACCGGCTGGCCGTGGAAGTGGCGCATCTGCCGGGATCTCGCGGCGCGCGACGCGCGCTTACCGCTGCGGCACAACGGGTTCCGTTGATCCGCGACGAAACCGGGACCGTGCTGGTGCGCCGCGCTTACTGGCGTCCGGCGGCCGACGGCCAGCTTTTGGAAGGCGAGGGCATCGTCGATGACACCGTGCTGTTCGACGGTGCGGTGGCCGGCGTTGTGGTGGAGCCGACTCACACCATGCCGGGACTGCGAGCCCGGGTGCTCAGCACCGGCTGGCGCTCCGGCCCCTGGGTCAGCGGGCGCGCCGCGCAGTTGGGCACGCCGGGCGCGGTCGTGGTGCGCGACGGCGTGGCGGCCCCGCGGCCGGTGCGCCGCTCGACGTTCTACCGGCACATCGAGGGCTGGTTGAGGGTATGA
- a CDS encoding adenylosuccinate synthase has protein sequence MPAIVLIGAQWGDEGKGKATDLLGGRVQWVVRYQGGNNAGHTVVLPTGENFALHLIPSGILTPGVTNVIGNGVVVDPGVLLTELSGLEERKVDTSRLLISADAHLLMPYHVAIDKVTERYMGSKKIGTTGRGIGPCYQDKIARIGIRVADVLDEALLAQKIEAALELKNQILVKIYNRKALDPDEVVQQLLTQAEGFKHRIADSRLLLNQALEAGETVLLEGSQGTLLDVDHGTYPFVTSSNPTSGGAAVGSGIGPTRITTVLGILKAYTTRVGSGPFPTELFDQYGAYLAKTGGEVGVTTGRPRRCGWFDAVIARYATRVNGITDYFLTKLDVLSSLETVPVCVGYTIDGKRTDEMPMTQSDIARAEPIYEELPGWWEDISSAREFDDLPAKARDYVLRLEELAGAHVSCIGVGPGRDQTIVRRDILAP, from the coding sequence ATGCCGGCAATCGTCCTGATCGGCGCCCAGTGGGGCGACGAGGGCAAAGGAAAAGCCACCGATCTACTCGGTGGCCGGGTGCAGTGGGTTGTGCGCTACCAAGGTGGCAACAACGCCGGGCACACCGTGGTTCTCCCGACGGGAGAGAACTTCGCCCTGCACCTCATCCCGTCCGGGATCCTGACCCCCGGGGTCACCAACGTCATCGGCAACGGCGTCGTCGTCGACCCCGGTGTGCTGCTCACGGAGCTTTCGGGCCTCGAAGAACGCAAGGTCGACACCTCACGGTTGCTGATCTCGGCGGATGCGCACCTGTTGATGCCCTACCACGTCGCCATCGACAAGGTGACCGAGCGGTACATGGGCAGCAAGAAGATCGGCACCACCGGCCGTGGCATCGGTCCCTGCTACCAGGACAAGATCGCGCGCATCGGCATCCGGGTGGCAGACGTCCTCGACGAGGCGCTGCTGGCGCAGAAGATCGAGGCGGCCCTGGAACTGAAGAATCAGATCCTGGTCAAGATCTACAACCGCAAGGCGCTGGACCCCGACGAGGTGGTGCAGCAGCTGCTCACCCAGGCCGAGGGGTTCAAGCACCGCATCGCCGACTCCAGGCTGCTGCTCAACCAGGCTTTGGAAGCCGGTGAGACGGTGCTGCTGGAGGGCTCCCAAGGCACCCTGCTGGATGTCGATCACGGCACCTATCCGTTTGTCACGTCGTCGAACCCCACCTCGGGCGGCGCAGCGGTGGGCTCGGGGATCGGCCCCACCCGGATCACCACCGTGCTGGGCATCCTGAAGGCCTACACCACGCGGGTGGGCTCTGGCCCGTTCCCGACGGAGTTGTTCGACCAGTACGGCGCCTACCTGGCCAAGACCGGCGGCGAGGTGGGCGTCACTACCGGACGCCCTCGACGCTGCGGCTGGTTCGACGCCGTGATCGCCCGTTACGCCACCCGGGTCAACGGCATCACCGACTACTTCCTGACCAAGCTCGACGTGTTGTCGTCGCTGGAGACGGTGCCCGTCTGTGTCGGTTACACGATTGACGGCAAGCGCACCGACGAGATGCCGATGACCCAGAGTGACATCGCGCGCGCCGAGCCGATCTATGAAGAGCTGCCCGGCTGGTGGGAGGACATCTCCAGCGCCCGGGAGTTCGACGACCTGCCCGCCAAGGCCCGTGACTACGTGCTGCGGCTGGAAGAGCTTGCCGGGGCTCATGTTTCGTGTATCGGAGTCGGGCCGGGACGGGATCAGACGATCGTGCGCCGCGACATCCTGGCTCCGTGA
- a CDS encoding PaaI family thioesterase: MTDPDYDRHGGFPVFEPAHPGPGFGRFLASMRRLQDLAVSADPDSTTWDDAADRVEALVALLAPSEAAEGVGPANRVVELPGGGSLLMPPFRVRSFEPEGVELTVQFSRFHVGGNYAVHGGVLPLLFDSIFGMVIHAAGRPISRTAFLHVDYRKVTPINTTLTARGWIREVQDRKAFVNAELRDPDGNVLAEANGLMVRLLAGQP, encoded by the coding sequence GTGACCGATCCCGACTACGACCGCCACGGCGGGTTCCCGGTCTTCGAGCCCGCCCACCCAGGCCCCGGTTTCGGCCGGTTCCTGGCGTCGATGCGACGGTTGCAGGACCTCGCGGTGTCCGCCGACCCGGACAGCACGACGTGGGACGACGCCGCCGATCGGGTCGAGGCACTGGTGGCACTGCTGGCCCCGTCCGAGGCCGCAGAGGGCGTGGGACCGGCCAACCGGGTCGTCGAGCTGCCCGGTGGCGGCAGCCTGTTGATGCCGCCGTTTCGGGTGCGCAGCTTCGAGCCCGAGGGCGTCGAGTTGACTGTGCAGTTCAGTCGCTTCCACGTGGGCGGCAACTACGCCGTACACGGTGGGGTGCTGCCGCTGCTGTTCGATTCGATCTTCGGCATGGTGATCCACGCCGCGGGACGGCCCATCAGCCGCACCGCCTTCCTGCACGTGGACTACCGCAAGGTCACGCCCATCAACACCACGCTGACCGCGCGTGGCTGGATCCGTGAGGTGCAGGACCGCAAGGCCTTCGTCAACGCCGAACTGCGCGACCCCGACGGCAATGTGTTGGCCGAGGCCAACGGGTTGATGGTGCGTCTGCTCGCCGGGCAACCCTGA
- a CDS encoding DUF222 domain-containing protein yields MGSSAVADREAMLAAQAQIETLTAQMNRLSIDAFTDAELLALQQRREAVNRAQPVLDHRVYQRITSQSSPVALGAKSYAAVLSQRLRIPTSEAHRQLDEAALFRPRTSMIGEPLAPSMPTFARGQAQGVIGAEHIKHVRWFFRKLPVSVGFQTRENAEVQLAHHACELGPAEFRAAAQHMLYLLNQDGEFSDENRQALAYLRFGKQRPDGMRPFEGLLTPEAWAVLEPLMEKNAAPGMCNPAHETPCLDGEPTEEQIHNDTRTAGKRNHDALLALCKRMLATATGTINGLPATVVITASLTDLEKGTGHGLTAGGTLLPIADVLKFAAHSRPWLALFDGKGLRAEQSHGRDHRLDHKEPPHRRRHRMDPAARVGLRPNPHQQPAPPVNGSSTPAIIHS; encoded by the coding sequence ATGGGTTCCTCAGCTGTCGCCGATCGTGAGGCGATGCTGGCTGCCCAAGCCCAGATCGAAACCCTGACCGCGCAGATGAATCGGCTGTCGATCGACGCGTTCACCGATGCCGAGTTGCTGGCGCTGCAGCAGCGCCGCGAAGCCGTGAACCGTGCGCAGCCGGTGCTCGATCATCGGGTGTATCAGCGGATCACCTCCCAGAGTTCGCCGGTCGCCTTGGGTGCCAAGAGTTACGCGGCTGTGCTGTCGCAGCGGTTGCGGATCCCAACCTCTGAGGCGCACCGGCAGCTGGATGAGGCAGCGCTGTTCAGGCCTCGTACCTCGATGATCGGTGAGCCGTTGGCGCCGTCGATGCCCACGTTTGCCCGCGGTCAGGCTCAGGGGGTGATCGGCGCCGAGCACATCAAGCATGTGCGGTGGTTCTTCCGTAAGCTGCCGGTGTCGGTGGGCTTTCAGACCCGGGAGAACGCCGAAGTCCAGTTGGCCCACCATGCCTGCGAACTTGGACCCGCCGAGTTCCGCGCTGCCGCCCAACACATGCTGTACCTGTTAAACCAGGACGGAGAGTTCTCCGATGAGAACCGCCAAGCCTTGGCCTACCTCCGGTTCGGCAAACAGCGCCCGGACGGGATGCGCCCGTTTGAGGGGTTGTTGACTCCGGAGGCGTGGGCTGTCTTGGAGCCGTTGATGGAGAAGAACGCCGCCCCCGGGATGTGCAACCCGGCTCACGAGACACCCTGCCTCGACGGCGAACCCACCGAAGAACAGATACACAACGACACCCGCACCGCCGGCAAGCGGAACCACGACGCGCTCCTGGCCCTGTGTAAACGGATGCTCGCCACGGCAACGGGCACCATCAACGGCCTGCCCGCCACCGTGGTCATCACCGCCAGCCTCACCGATCTGGAGAAGGGCACCGGCCACGGCCTCACCGCCGGCGGTACCCTGCTGCCGATCGCCGATGTCCTGAAATTTGCCGCCCACTCAAGGCCCTGGCTGGCCCTGTTCGACGGCAAAGGCCTGCGGGCCGAACAATCGCATGGTCGAGACCACCGGCTGGACCACAAGGAACCGCCCCACAGACGGCGTCACCGAATGGATCCCGCCGCCAGAGTTGGACTGCGGCCAAACCCGCACCAACAACCTGCACCACCGGTGAACGGATCATCGACCCCGGCGATTATCCATAGCTGA
- a CDS encoding ferredoxin, with translation MRVQADRDVCIGAGVCVMNSEAVFDQDDDGIVVLLVEEVPSAEQDNARKAVQLCPSGALSITE, from the coding sequence GTGAGGGTGCAGGCCGACCGCGACGTCTGCATCGGCGCCGGGGTCTGTGTGATGAACAGCGAAGCGGTCTTTGATCAGGACGACGACGGCATCGTGGTGCTGTTGGTCGAGGAGGTGCCTTCTGCCGAGCAAGACAACGCGCGGAAAGCCGTGCAGCTCTGCCCGTCTGGAGCGCTGAGTATCACCGAGTGA
- a CDS encoding cytochrome P450, protein MTQAPASPPLHMRRVDFDPIPALGEIRENEGVRTVVNAFGMPVYLVTRHDDVKTVLSDPERFSNERPPGFFVPGAPEVSEEEQRAAQSGNLLGLDPPRHTRLRRMLTGEFTGRRMKRLEPRITEIVTQHLDAMEKAGPPSDLVTDFALPIPSLVICELLGVPYDDRDDFQHRTSRQLDLSIPIEERFELQRAGRAYMQALVAGARRSPGDDMLGMLVREHGSELTDDELVGICSLLLLAGHETTSNMLSLGTLALLRHPDQLALVRDDPDAVGPAVEELLRWLSIVHSGIPRITTTEVEIAGVQIPAHQLVFVSLPSGNRDPAFIDNPEAFDVRRGAMGHLAFGHGVHHCLGAPLARMEMKIAFPALLQRFPTLRLDEPFDDVAFRSFHFIYGLQSLQVAW, encoded by the coding sequence ATGACCCAGGCACCTGCCTCACCTCCGCTGCACATGCGGCGCGTCGACTTCGACCCCATCCCCGCCCTCGGCGAAATCCGGGAGAACGAGGGGGTGCGCACCGTCGTCAACGCCTTCGGCATGCCGGTGTACCTGGTGACCCGCCACGACGACGTGAAGACGGTGCTCTCGGATCCGGAGCGGTTCTCCAACGAGCGTCCGCCCGGCTTCTTCGTGCCCGGGGCACCCGAGGTGTCCGAGGAGGAACAGCGCGCCGCCCAGTCCGGTAACCTGCTGGGCCTGGACCCGCCCCGGCACACCCGGTTGCGCCGCATGCTCACCGGCGAGTTCACCGGCCGCCGGATGAAGCGCTTGGAGCCGCGCATCACCGAGATCGTGACCCAGCACCTGGATGCCATGGAAAAGGCCGGTCCGCCAAGTGATCTGGTGACCGACTTCGCGCTGCCCATCCCGTCACTGGTGATCTGCGAGTTGCTGGGCGTGCCGTATGACGACCGTGACGATTTCCAGCACCGCACCAGCCGCCAGCTCGACCTGTCGATCCCGATCGAGGAACGCTTCGAGCTGCAGCGCGCCGGGCGCGCCTACATGCAGGCGCTGGTGGCCGGTGCCCGTCGTTCCCCTGGCGACGACATGCTGGGAATGCTGGTGCGCGAGCACGGATCGGAGCTCACCGACGACGAGCTGGTGGGCATCTGCAGCCTGCTGCTGCTGGCCGGCCACGAGACCACCTCCAACATGCTCAGCCTCGGCACCCTGGCGTTGCTGCGGCACCCGGACCAACTGGCCCTGGTGCGCGACGACCCCGATGCCGTGGGCCCGGCCGTGGAGGAACTGCTGCGCTGGCTGTCGATCGTGCACTCCGGCATCCCCCGCATCACCACCACCGAGGTCGAGATCGCCGGGGTGCAGATCCCCGCGCACCAACTGGTGTTCGTCTCGCTGCCCTCGGGCAACCGCGACCCCGCCTTCATCGACAACCCGGAGGCGTTCGACGTCCGCCGCGGTGCCATGGGACACCTGGCGTTCGGCCACGGCGTCCACCACTGCCTGGGCGCACCGCTGGCGCGAATGGAGATGAAGATCGCGTTTCCGGCTCTGCTGCAACGCTTCCCGACCTTGCGCCTCGACGAACCCTTCGACGACGTGGCCTTCCGGTCCTTCCACTTCATCTACGGGTTGCAGTCGCTGCAGGTGGCCTGGTGA
- a CDS encoding dihydroxy-acid dehydratase, producing MSQLRSAKWFAGQDVPGFVHRSAMRASGFSRMAFEGRPIVGICNSWSEVVNCNMHFRGLADSVRRGVLAAGGFPLEFPTISLGEQLMKPTTMLFRNLMAMDVEESIRAYPFDAVVLLGGCDKTVPAQLMGAASADVPAIVLTGGPAAPAVFDGKQMGVGTDLWQYIDDVRAGRMSMADYERLEAAAGPSRGHCPEMGTASTMATIVEGLGMTLPGAAAVPAMDSRRMQVAEEVGARAVGLAAEGVRPSQVLTAEAFDNAITLMLAVGGSTNAIVHLLAIAGRARVPLTLDRFHELSARTPLMVNVRPAGEHLVEQVFHAGGIPAVMKSIETLLHTDVLTVSGKTVADNLPSRISTAADVIATVDAPFQPPKGLAVVRGNLAPNGAVIKCSAATPELLVHQGPAVVFDDMRDMMARFDDPDLDVTADSVLVLRNAGPRGAPGMPEWGQLPIPSKLLRQGVTDMVRISDARMSGTAYGTCVLHVSPESAAGGPLSLVRDGDIISLNAHAGTLDLLVPDEELATRQIPPARSRQPRGYATMYVEHVLQADQGCDFDFLVGRSEHPENEPDAIFDGWVGGW from the coding sequence ATGAGTCAGTTACGCAGCGCCAAATGGTTTGCCGGCCAGGATGTTCCCGGCTTCGTCCACCGCTCGGCCATGCGCGCATCCGGGTTCTCCCGGATGGCGTTCGAGGGCAGGCCCATCGTCGGGATCTGCAATTCGTGGTCCGAGGTGGTCAACTGCAACATGCACTTTCGCGGCCTGGCCGACTCGGTGCGCCGCGGGGTGTTGGCGGCAGGGGGTTTCCCGCTGGAGTTCCCCACCATCTCCCTGGGCGAGCAGTTGATGAAGCCGACCACGATGCTGTTCCGCAACCTGATGGCGATGGACGTGGAGGAGTCCATCCGGGCCTACCCGTTTGACGCCGTGGTCCTGTTGGGCGGCTGCGACAAAACGGTGCCCGCCCAGCTGATGGGCGCGGCCAGCGCGGATGTCCCGGCCATCGTGCTGACCGGCGGACCGGCGGCACCGGCGGTGTTCGACGGCAAGCAGATGGGCGTGGGCACCGACCTGTGGCAGTACATCGACGACGTGCGGGCGGGCCGGATGTCGATGGCCGACTACGAGCGGCTTGAGGCGGCGGCTGGCCCCTCTCGGGGGCACTGCCCGGAGATGGGCACCGCCTCCACCATGGCCACCATCGTGGAGGGTCTGGGCATGACGCTGCCCGGCGCCGCCGCGGTACCGGCCATGGATTCCCGACGCATGCAGGTGGCCGAGGAGGTGGGTGCGCGCGCCGTCGGTCTGGCCGCCGAAGGCGTGCGGCCGTCGCAGGTGCTCACCGCCGAGGCCTTCGACAACGCCATCACCTTGATGCTGGCCGTCGGCGGGTCCACCAATGCGATCGTGCACCTGCTGGCGATCGCCGGCCGCGCCCGGGTGCCCTTGACGTTGGACCGGTTCCACGAGTTGTCGGCCCGCACACCGTTGATGGTGAATGTGCGGCCTGCCGGTGAACACCTGGTGGAGCAGGTCTTCCACGCCGGCGGCATCCCGGCGGTGATGAAGTCCATCGAGACCCTGCTGCACACCGATGTGCTGACCGTCAGCGGCAAGACCGTCGCCGACAACCTGCCCAGCAGGATCTCCACCGCCGCGGACGTCATCGCCACCGTCGACGCCCCGTTCCAGCCGCCAAAGGGCCTGGCCGTGGTGCGTGGGAACCTGGCGCCCAACGGCGCGGTCATCAAGTGCAGCGCGGCCACCCCGGAGCTGCTGGTGCACCAGGGACCCGCGGTGGTGTTCGACGACATGCGCGACATGATGGCGCGGTTCGACGACCCCGACCTGGACGTCACGGCGGATTCCGTTCTGGTGCTGCGTAATGCCGGCCCGCGGGGTGCCCCCGGGATGCCCGAGTGGGGGCAGCTGCCCATCCCGAGCAAGCTGCTGCGCCAGGGCGTCACCGACATGGTGCGCATCTCGGATGCCCGGATGAGCGGAACTGCCTACGGCACCTGCGTGCTGCACGTCAGCCCCGAGTCGGCCGCGGGCGGGCCGCTGAGTCTGGTACGCGACGGCGACATCATCTCGCTGAATGCGCATGCAGGCACGCTCGACCTGCTGGTCCCCGACGAGGAACTGGCCACACGCCAGATTCCACCGGCGCGCAGCCGACAGCCCCGCGGTTACGCGACGATGTACGTCGAACATGTGTTGCAGGCCGACCAAGGGTGTGATTTCGACTTCCTGGTGGGCCGCTCCGAGCATCCCGAGAACGAGCCGGACGCCATCTTCGACGGCTGGGTGGGCGGCTGGTGA